A single genomic interval of Stieleria maiorica harbors:
- a CDS encoding tetratricopeptide repeat protein — translation MNRFHSWRVCSVLLIASFACSDVAWSQQDSPPGATSDQTPAEATTPLFVGITVHHRGITTASDDAQRYFDQGLNFAYAFNHDEAIRSFQQALRFDKDCAMAWWGIGLCHGPHINNPAMDEPRSVAAWEAISKAAALRDRVTAKERALIDALGTRYVSDVDSNITDRTSHNQRYADAMREVYRQYPDDPDIAVLFAESLMDLRPWDLWSDDGDARPETPEVLALLESAMAIQPNHPGANHLYVHAIEASPTPEKAAAAADRLRDLMPGSGHMVHMPAHIDVRTGKWAKAAEQNEASLKVDAVYRDASPRQEFYKIYMLHNPHFLSYVCMMQGRSERALSSAREMLHAIPAEFLDQSAALADPFMSIEYQVLIRFGKWDELLELPQPRKDLPITSAMWRFARATALAAKQDFAAAEIEQKLFREACAAVPEKTMGAINKGRDILKVGRHTLAGEIAFQRGDFETAIEELRKGVQAETALLYMDPPEWIQPVRHSLGAVLVAAKRWEEAEQVYRADLKDWPENGWSLFGLKQCLTARGDHAAAAEIEKRFEAAWADADTQIQSTCLCARGIGSQ, via the coding sequence ATGAATCGATTTCATTCTTGGCGTGTGTGCTCAGTGCTTCTGATCGCTTCCTTCGCGTGTAGCGACGTTGCCTGGAGTCAACAAGACTCGCCGCCCGGGGCGACCAGCGACCAGACGCCGGCGGAAGCGACGACGCCGCTGTTTGTGGGCATTACGGTCCACCATCGGGGCATCACCACCGCGTCAGACGATGCTCAGCGATACTTCGACCAGGGGCTGAATTTCGCCTACGCATTTAATCACGACGAAGCGATTCGGTCGTTTCAACAGGCACTGCGGTTCGACAAAGACTGCGCGATGGCATGGTGGGGAATCGGCCTTTGCCACGGCCCCCATATCAACAACCCGGCGATGGACGAACCGCGTTCGGTCGCCGCCTGGGAAGCCATATCTAAAGCCGCCGCACTTCGCGACCGCGTCACCGCGAAAGAGCGGGCTTTGATCGATGCGTTGGGAACACGATACGTTTCTGATGTCGATTCGAACATCACCGATCGCACGTCGCACAATCAACGTTATGCCGATGCCATGCGAGAGGTCTACCGACAGTATCCCGACGATCCGGACATCGCCGTCTTGTTCGCCGAGTCGTTGATGGATTTGCGTCCCTGGGATCTCTGGTCGGATGACGGCGACGCAAGGCCGGAAACGCCCGAAGTGCTGGCGCTGCTGGAGTCGGCCATGGCGATCCAGCCCAACCATCCGGGAGCCAATCATTTGTACGTCCACGCGATCGAAGCCTCGCCGACACCGGAGAAGGCTGCTGCAGCGGCGGATCGCTTGCGAGACTTGATGCCCGGATCGGGGCACATGGTTCACATGCCCGCGCACATTGATGTCCGGACTGGCAAGTGGGCGAAGGCTGCGGAGCAGAACGAAGCGTCGCTGAAAGTCGATGCCGTTTATCGCGACGCCTCGCCGCGACAAGAGTTCTACAAGATCTACATGCTTCACAACCCGCACTTCCTGTCGTACGTGTGCATGATGCAGGGACGCAGCGAACGGGCACTGTCGTCGGCCCGCGAAATGTTGCACGCCATCCCTGCGGAGTTTCTCGACCAGTCGGCGGCGCTGGCGGACCCATTCATGTCCATCGAATACCAAGTGCTGATTCGATTCGGAAAATGGGACGAGTTGTTGGAGTTGCCCCAGCCGCGAAAGGACTTGCCGATCACCAGCGCGATGTGGCGTTTCGCCCGTGCCACGGCACTGGCGGCGAAACAAGACTTTGCAGCCGCCGAGATCGAACAAAAACTTTTCCGCGAAGCCTGTGCCGCCGTGCCCGAAAAAACCATGGGGGCGATCAACAAGGGACGCGACATCTTGAAGGTCGGCCGGCACACGCTGGCGGGGGAAATCGCGTTCCAACGCGGCGACTTTGAAACCGCGATTGAGGAACTCAGGAAGGGAGTCCAGGCGGAGACCGCCCTGTTGTACATGGATCCGCCGGAATGGATTCAACCGGTGCGTCACTCGCTGGGCGCGGTCCTGGTCGCCGCCAAACGCTGGGAAGAAGCGGAACAAGTCTACCGAGCGGACCTCAAGGATTGGCCCGAAAACGGCTGGTCTCTGTTCGGACTGAAACAATGTCTGACCGCCCGAGGAGATCACGCCGCAGCAGCAGAGATTGAGAAGCGATTCGAAGCCGCCTGGGCAGATGCCGACACGCAAATCCAGTCGACCTGTTTGTGTGCACGGGGGATCGGATCACAGTGA
- a CDS encoding ankyrin repeat domain-containing protein: MLRSNPIFHVVCTFAVLAMIALSGPVSARTPESDTSPGRPSHARAGVGYQDASHALLYKRLCELNTNWNGYAPRFEILNGTFPIDDEIALIQTHLKLVIAQLRSADISHLSDSQLAQRNAHLQILQTYMADGNFPQNIFVTGRRPVFIDPWGTHCAVGHLIATSGHSRLADVINREHRLDYLRDIRTAGLAQWQHASGFSLDELALIQPTYRSTTLVYPKEIEQLILGDSAALMAGINSGEIDVHARCGGKTLLHLAAAAGDLTLAQLLVDQGADLHAVSTLGCEKSELAKGGRQTVVTVRWDQPTSVTNRGGMGIGVYGAVFKTERGRFVADLFGDIRGGREGLNAFDYATQSPVSSWGYHRVPINRTPWGVKGVKKQPKNEILETLKANRAAVASWLKEQGVQPGGSASDGPQD, from the coding sequence ATGCTTCGTAGCAACCCGATTTTTCACGTCGTCTGCACCTTTGCAGTCCTGGCGATGATTGCGCTGTCAGGCCCGGTCTCAGCACGTACGCCAGAATCCGATACCTCGCCCGGCCGACCGTCACACGCTCGGGCCGGCGTCGGATACCAAGACGCCTCCCACGCGTTGCTCTACAAAAGACTGTGTGAGCTGAACACCAACTGGAACGGCTACGCGCCTCGATTCGAAATCCTGAACGGTACGTTTCCCATTGACGACGAGATTGCACTGATTCAAACCCATCTCAAGCTCGTGATCGCTCAGCTGCGATCGGCAGACATCTCTCATCTGAGCGATTCGCAGCTCGCCCAGCGGAACGCTCACCTGCAGATCCTGCAGACTTACATGGCCGATGGGAATTTTCCACAGAACATCTTTGTCACCGGTCGCCGTCCAGTCTTTATCGATCCCTGGGGGACGCACTGCGCCGTCGGGCATCTGATTGCGACATCGGGCCACAGCCGATTGGCCGATGTGATCAACCGCGAACACCGACTGGACTATCTGCGTGACATCCGAACAGCGGGGCTCGCGCAATGGCAACACGCCTCCGGTTTCAGCCTGGACGAACTGGCCCTGATTCAACCGACCTATCGCAGCACGACGCTAGTCTATCCCAAAGAAATCGAACAATTGATCCTGGGCGATTCGGCGGCCCTGATGGCTGGTATCAATAGCGGCGAGATCGACGTCCATGCCCGGTGTGGCGGAAAAACACTGCTGCACCTTGCCGCTGCGGCGGGCGATCTCACACTCGCCCAACTGCTGGTCGACCAAGGGGCGGATCTTCACGCCGTGTCCACTCTCGGATGCGAGAAGAGCGAACTTGCCAAGGGCGGCAGGCAAACCGTTGTGACCGTGCGATGGGACCAGCCGACGTCGGTCACGAATCGAGGCGGGATGGGGATCGGCGTCTATGGAGCCGTCTTCAAAACGGAGCGGGGACGATTCGTCGCGGATCTCTTCGGCGACATCCGCGGCGGACGCGAGGGACTGAACGCATTCGACTATGCGACACAGTCCCCTGTCAGCTCGTGGGGCTATCATCGGGTGCCGATCAACCGGACTCCTTGGGGTGTCAAGGGGGTCAAAAAACAACCCAAGAACGAAATCCTCGAAACGCTGAAGGCCAATCGCGCCGCCGTCGCATCGTGGCTCAAAGAGCAGGGAGTGCAACCCGGCGGGTCCGCGTCCGACGGTCCACAGGATTGA
- a CDS encoding DUF1559 domain-containing protein: MRNLSHKRSAFTLVELLVVIAIIGVMVGLLLPAVQAAREAARRMQCSNNMKQIGLAIHNYHDTFRQMPANHGLRGDLPSSGRPHSGVSWMVVILPQLEQSSAADAIIYEGTDFSEDSNVPNRNWELMSRTNVPTYNCPSSALERFRIQDTSDATRTFDPNAPDNYEVQIPDYVASVGYYNPPGSNVFSWDRYYANTATWSWGWLQDDGFLSMLNNRFRERKFSSVLDGLSNTIAIGEHGAFLQHFDGTQEDSRPGRGPGGFWAARPMHYAWGAYHGKTANVTVPRYPNNSLFSGNWTQNMEHTLHNGFRSQHVGGVQFTMGDGSVRFITDSIDFDKIFTALCGRSDRYVFDQEWVN, from the coding sequence ATGAGAAATCTCAGTCACAAACGTTCCGCTTTCACTCTGGTCGAGTTATTGGTCGTGATCGCCATCATCGGTGTCATGGTCGGTCTGCTGCTGCCCGCGGTGCAAGCTGCTCGCGAAGCAGCACGGCGGATGCAATGCTCCAATAACATGAAGCAAATCGGGTTGGCGATTCACAACTACCACGACACGTTTCGTCAAATGCCGGCCAATCACGGACTGCGTGGGGACCTGCCTTCGAGCGGACGTCCCCACTCAGGTGTTTCCTGGATGGTGGTGATTCTGCCCCAGTTGGAGCAGTCGTCCGCAGCCGATGCGATCATTTACGAGGGCACCGATTTCAGCGAGGATTCCAATGTTCCCAATCGGAACTGGGAATTGATGTCGCGAACCAACGTTCCGACTTACAACTGCCCCTCAAGTGCACTGGAGCGATTCCGTATTCAGGACACCAGCGACGCGACGAGAACTTTTGATCCCAATGCCCCCGACAACTACGAGGTCCAAATCCCCGATTACGTCGCGTCGGTCGGTTACTACAACCCGCCGGGATCGAACGTCTTTTCGTGGGACCGTTATTATGCCAACACGGCGACGTGGTCTTGGGGATGGTTGCAGGACGATGGTTTTCTATCGATGCTGAACAATCGATTCCGCGAGCGAAAGTTCTCCAGTGTCTTGGACGGCTTGAGCAATACGATTGCCATCGGCGAACACGGTGCATTCCTTCAACACTTTGACGGGACCCAGGAAGATTCGCGTCCCGGTCGTGGCCCGGGAGGATTCTGGGCCGCCCGGCCGATGCACTACGCCTGGGGAGCGTATCACGGCAAGACCGCCAACGTGACGGTGCCGCGGTATCCGAACAACAGTTTGTTCTCGGGCAACTGGACCCAAAACATGGAGCACACGTTGCACAACGGATTCCGATCACAGCACGTCGGCGGAGTGCAGTTCACGATGGGCGACGGATCGGTTCGGTTCATCACCGACAGCATCGATTTTGACAAAATCTTCACCGCGTTGTGCGGCCGCTCGGACCGCTACGTCTTCGATCAGGAGTGGGTGAATTAA
- a CDS encoding carboxypeptidase-like regulatory domain-containing protein has protein sequence MTMKLHQRSLRPLGWLAAILVLAVLQTGCDSSPKLGQVTGVLTMDGEPVKNGSIEFVPSGGGRPSLALTDAEGRYTAYYLPNVPGALPGKHRIRFEIAKAKPGDPGLVRPKGKGRPTGEVTLEPSTIEVVAGENQVDFKLVEAQS, from the coding sequence ATGACTATGAAGCTTCATCAACGATCCCTCCGACCACTCGGCTGGCTAGCGGCCATCCTGGTTTTGGCAGTCCTGCAGACCGGATGCGACTCGTCACCCAAGCTCGGCCAAGTCACCGGTGTGTTGACGATGGACGGTGAACCAGTGAAGAACGGCAGCATCGAATTTGTCCCCAGCGGGGGTGGGCGGCCGTCGTTGGCATTGACCGATGCGGAGGGACGCTACACGGCGTACTACCTGCCCAACGTCCCGGGAGCGCTTCCGGGGAAACATCGGATTCGGTTCGAAATCGCCAAGGCCAAGCCCGGCGATCCGGGGCTGGTGCGTCCCAAGGGCAAGGGCCGACCGACCGGTGAAGTCACCTTGGAACCGTCGACGATCGAAGTCGTCGCGGGGGAAAACCAAGTCGACTTCAAGCTGGTCGAAGCTCAAAGCTGA
- a CDS encoding HDOD domain-containing protein, whose amino-acid sequence MDRQSTIERIEEVIDRPELLHSPPEVAQSLLQLTKNDDFGLHEIVDCIRADPAMSSRVLHVVNSSRYGLSTSVTNLHQAVSLLGERSIRLIAMTFSIANAFSTGAARELYNDFWRQALTTAAAARRLAVHLDDVDHNDAYTTGLLSHLGTLVFAQVEGEKYLSLYRSTSGQRLAQLERRKYGIDHVDIGARLLCQWQFPDVICDAVGSHRDPEIEAPLAMAVHGGALVTDALWYAGDESIAACRGWLEDRFDLTIDQFVKLALECRDEVQLELEVYGVDADIPVDPEELLEQARQRYMESSLTTALDFDSYDSVFGDE is encoded by the coding sequence ATGGATCGCCAGAGCACGATTGAACGAATCGAGGAGGTTATCGATCGCCCCGAATTACTTCATTCGCCGCCCGAAGTGGCGCAATCGCTGTTGCAACTGACCAAAAACGATGACTTCGGTCTGCATGAAATCGTCGATTGCATTCGCGCCGATCCGGCGATGTCCAGCCGCGTGCTGCACGTCGTCAATTCCTCTCGCTACGGGCTGAGCACCTCGGTGACCAACCTGCATCAGGCCGTGTCGCTGTTGGGTGAACGCAGCATTCGTTTGATCGCGATGACGTTCAGCATCGCCAATGCGTTTTCCACCGGCGCCGCGCGAGAGCTCTACAACGACTTCTGGCGACAGGCGTTGACGACCGCCGCGGCCGCCCGTCGACTTGCCGTCCACTTGGACGACGTGGATCACAATGACGCCTACACGACGGGGCTGCTGAGCCATCTGGGCACGCTGGTGTTCGCACAAGTCGAAGGGGAAAAGTATCTGTCGCTGTACCGCAGCACTTCGGGACAACGTTTGGCCCAATTGGAGCGACGAAAATACGGCATCGATCATGTCGACATCGGCGCACGCCTGTTGTGCCAATGGCAATTTCCCGACGTGATTTGTGATGCCGTTGGCAGCCACCGCGATCCGGAGATCGAAGCCCCGCTTGCGATGGCCGTTCACGGCGGCGCGCTGGTCACCGACGCGCTCTGGTACGCCGGTGACGAATCGATCGCGGCCTGTCGCGGCTGGTTGGAAGACCGGTTCGATCTGACGATCGACCAGTTCGTCAAGCTCGCTTTGGAATGTCGCGACGAAGTTCAGCTGGAGCTGGAGGTCTATGGCGTCGACGCAGACATTCCGGTCGATCCCGAAGAACTATTGGAACAGGCCCGTCAGCGGTACATGGAATCATCGCTCACCACCGCACTCGACTTCGATTCGTACGACTCCGTGTTCGGCGACGAATGA
- a CDS encoding calcium/sodium antiporter: MRLVILTLVLGLVVLTVGAELLVRSASKLAIAAGISPLVVGLTVVAIGTSAPELVVSVQSTWRGQPDVAMGNVVGSNIFNVLLILGISALIIPLRVSQQLIRFDVPLMIGLSLLVWGFAWDGRLGRIDGALLVTGMVGYLTLAVWKSRKEQAAVNAEYETEYGSTSTISVGGVVLNLVVLVVGLALLVLGARWFVDAAVVLARQLGMSELVIGLTIVAAGTSLPEVATSIVAAIRGERDIAVGNVVGSNLFNIMGVLGLSGLVSASGVTVSDTAFQLDIPVMVAVAFACLPIFLTGHVIARWEGALFLAYYGAYTAYLVTAATVPEFNRTLTFVMLAFVIPLTVVTLAVGVVRYARRPTASGSESEDSESEGSGI; the protein is encoded by the coding sequence GTGCGGTTGGTCATTCTCACACTCGTTCTGGGGTTGGTCGTCCTGACGGTTGGGGCGGAGCTGTTGGTGCGGAGTGCATCCAAGTTGGCGATCGCGGCGGGGATTTCACCGCTGGTGGTCGGGTTGACGGTGGTCGCGATCGGAACGAGCGCGCCGGAGTTGGTCGTCAGTGTTCAATCAACTTGGCGTGGACAGCCCGACGTGGCGATGGGCAACGTCGTGGGCAGCAACATCTTCAACGTGTTGTTGATTCTCGGGATCTCGGCACTGATCATTCCGCTACGCGTTTCTCAGCAACTGATCCGTTTTGACGTCCCGCTGATGATCGGTTTGTCCTTGCTGGTTTGGGGTTTTGCCTGGGACGGGCGTCTCGGGCGAATCGACGGGGCGTTGTTGGTGACGGGAATGGTCGGTTACCTGACGCTGGCGGTGTGGAAGAGTCGCAAAGAGCAAGCCGCGGTCAACGCGGAATATGAAACCGAATACGGATCGACGTCAACCATTTCGGTCGGTGGGGTGGTGCTCAATCTGGTCGTCTTGGTCGTCGGGTTAGCGTTGTTGGTACTCGGTGCGCGCTGGTTTGTCGACGCGGCGGTCGTGTTGGCCAGGCAACTGGGAATGTCCGAACTGGTGATCGGGCTGACCATTGTTGCCGCCGGAACCTCACTTCCTGAAGTCGCGACGTCAATCGTGGCGGCGATTCGGGGGGAACGGGACATCGCGGTGGGCAACGTGGTCGGCAGCAACTTGTTCAACATCATGGGCGTGTTAGGCCTTTCGGGGCTGGTCTCCGCCTCTGGGGTCACCGTTTCGGACACGGCCTTTCAGTTGGACATCCCCGTGATGGTGGCCGTCGCGTTCGCCTGTCTGCCGATCTTCTTGACCGGTCACGTGATCGCGCGTTGGGAAGGCGCTCTGTTTCTGGCCTACTACGGCGCCTACACGGCGTATCTGGTCACCGCGGCGACCGTGCCGGAGTTCAATCGCACGCTGACCTTTGTCATGCTGGCGTTCGTGATTCCGTTGACCGTCGTCACACTTGCCGTTGGGGTCGTCCGGTACGCCCGCCGGCCAACTGCATCAGGCTCTGAATCAGAAGACTCTGAATCAGAAGGCTCTGGGATTTGA
- the ggt gene encoding gamma-glutamyltransferase, translating into MKRCCRFGSLLVLVWCSFHGGHVAAQSRDGTPHRDAESRDGMVVAVSPDAAAVGAEILGHGGTAVDSAIATAFALAVTHPAAGNIGGGGFMLVHPGDGSPAVVIDYREKAPLAATRTMFVDNNDARTHPYVGVPGTVRGLKLAHELYGSLPWSDLVEPAVALARNGFTLHEGLAGDLNRQLSRSSNDEFRRVYGKPDGTPWVAGDRMVLSDLAATLQRIAENGPAGFYAGETAELITAEMQAGGGLISAEDLLRYRARIRAPIRSRFRGYEVLGPPPPSSGGITLAQMLGIAAQFDLRRWGRWSVQTNHVMIEAMRRAYANRAMYLGDPDFVTIPRHLASGDFAKYMAGTIDLDRATPSARLGPPVTEPAESPQTTHFSVIDRDGMAVSNTYTLEASYGSGIVVRGAGFLLNNEMGDFNRRPGVTNTQGSIGTAANEVRPEKRMLSSMTPTIVLKDGKPYLVTGSPGGRTIINTVFCVTLNVLEFGMTARQAVDAPRTDHEWFPDRVRFMGADDPEHAEMVEQLQRLGHAVVDTNSQGDANTILVSDGRFIGAADYRFGAAVAATGSDQ; encoded by the coding sequence GTGAAACGTTGCTGTCGATTCGGATCTCTGTTGGTTTTGGTGTGGTGCTCGTTCCACGGCGGGCACGTCGCGGCGCAGTCTCGCGACGGTACACCCCATCGCGATGCGGAAAGCCGAGACGGGATGGTCGTCGCCGTCTCGCCCGATGCGGCGGCGGTCGGCGCGGAGATTCTGGGGCACGGCGGCACGGCGGTCGATTCGGCGATCGCCACTGCGTTTGCCCTGGCGGTCACCCACCCGGCGGCGGGCAATATCGGTGGCGGCGGGTTCATGCTGGTTCACCCCGGCGACGGCAGCCCGGCGGTGGTGATCGACTATCGCGAAAAAGCCCCCTTGGCGGCCACGCGGACGATGTTTGTCGACAACAACGACGCGCGGACGCACCCGTACGTCGGGGTCCCCGGAACGGTCCGCGGATTGAAGCTGGCCCACGAGTTGTACGGTTCGCTTCCTTGGAGCGATTTGGTCGAACCGGCCGTGGCGCTGGCCAGGAACGGGTTCACCCTGCATGAAGGCTTGGCCGGCGACCTGAACCGTCAACTTTCCCGGTCATCCAACGACGAATTCCGACGTGTGTACGGCAAGCCCGATGGCACGCCATGGGTCGCGGGCGACCGAATGGTGCTTTCGGATTTGGCCGCGACACTTCAAAGGATTGCCGAGAACGGACCTGCCGGATTCTATGCCGGCGAAACCGCTGAATTGATCACCGCCGAGATGCAAGCTGGTGGCGGTTTGATTTCGGCCGAGGATCTGCTGCGTTACCGTGCCCGAATTCGAGCGCCGATCCGAAGTCGCTTTCGCGGATATGAAGTCCTCGGGCCTCCTCCGCCCAGCAGTGGTGGGATCACGCTGGCCCAAATGCTCGGCATCGCCGCACAGTTTGACCTCCGCCGCTGGGGGCGATGGTCGGTCCAGACCAACCACGTGATGATCGAAGCGATGCGCCGCGCGTACGCCAACCGTGCGATGTATTTGGGAGACCCCGACTTTGTCACCATCCCGCGACATTTAGCCAGCGGTGATTTCGCGAAGTACATGGCCGGCACGATCGATCTGGATCGGGCGACCCCCAGTGCACGGCTCGGTCCGCCGGTGACCGAACCGGCGGAAAGCCCCCAGACGACGCACTTTTCGGTCATCGACCGTGACGGAATGGCGGTGTCCAACACCTACACGTTGGAAGCCAGCTACGGCAGCGGCATCGTCGTGCGTGGCGCGGGGTTTTTGTTGAACAATGAAATGGGCGATTTCAACCGTCGGCCGGGTGTGACCAACACGCAAGGATCGATCGGGACGGCGGCCAACGAAGTGCGCCCCGAAAAACGCATGCTCAGCTCGATGACTCCGACGATCGTGCTGAAAGACGGCAAGCCGTACTTGGTCACCGGCAGCCCCGGAGGGCGTACGATTATCAACACGGTGTTCTGTGTCACTCTGAACGTGCTGGAATTTGGCATGACCGCCCGCCAGGCCGTGGACGCTCCCCGCACCGATCACGAGTGGTTTCCCGATCGCGTCCGCTTTATGGGGGCCGACGATCCCGAGCACGCCGAGATGGTGGAACAACTTCAACGGCTCGGGCACGCGGTCGTCGACACCAACAGCCAAGGCGACGCCAACACCATCCTGGTCTCCGATGGCAGGTTCATCGGAGCAGCGGATTACCGGTTCGGGGCGGCTGTCGCGGCGACGGGAAGTGACCAGTAA